AGAAATAGAATCAACATACTTAAATGGCTTAAGAGTGCAATTTAACTTAATTTGAGATGATAAATTTGAGCCCGTGCAAAGCACGGGCGCACGTCTAGTCTAGTATATATAATAAACATCATATTGTTTATTAGTTTTGCGATAAAAAGAATCTATAATATTCCAACGGTAATACAACAGTTGAAGATGAGTCTAAGCATGACTAAGCATCAAATGAGTACATACCACTTTGGAGTCTCATTCGCTCATTATTCACTTCCCATCTATATTACAGATAAGAGCATCATGCcatcatggatttttttttaaacttatcaATGTTGAATTAGAGGGTAACTTTACAACAAAAACCTAATTATAGTCGATTAGAGTACAGTACATGTTTCCTCCTGCAGGTCAATAGTGTTAAAGATTGTGACCGTtaaagatttgattgattaatccaAAGGTTGAGTTGGGATGGAAAAGTAGATATCTAAGTTCTCAGCATTGACATGATCGCATGGATATGTGTTACAAGATTCTAATCATGGTGGTACAGTCATTTGTTAGTGTTGGCTCATTGAATCTGCTAGCTGTTGGAGTTGGACCAGTTGGTGtttgtggtagtggtggtgttacGTTGGACTGGTAGTGATAGTAGTTATTGCAAGTAGAAGAATAAGTTATCTGACGGGggtattttgctcgactcagaaAAACTATAGGTATCCTAGTTGAAGAGTTGATTAACAGTTTCAGGATTTTTGGTGTTTGCTCTCCGACCTGAATGTGCTCTCCATATATAACAAAAGCCTTTAGACCTGAATGTGCTCTCCctagataaaaaaataaatctttttAAGTAAATATCTCGTAGTCATGGATATAAATCATGCGCATCTATAATCATGTTTAtgttcgttacgtaggtgttttaaaatgcttttcaatgatataaatTTATAAATATCCGTAGTACAGTTTGAgagaaatcatttcaaaattgtactaggtcaattaatagtgggacggagggagtacccGTTTGGAACGAGTCTCATAGGTTTATCAATCCATCAGTAAATTGATTCAATACATCTCACTAATATTAATACAATAAGTTtttcatgaaaacaaaaaatgCAAAAGTTGGGTCGTACAACACTCTGGACCTTCAGTAGGGTCCAGAACCAGGCCTGGTGTAGCAGGTGGTGATCATTTTCCACCAAATACCTGGAGCGAACATGATCATGGAGATTCGGTGAGCAAAGTAGAATATGCCCCGTGGAAGGTTTAGTTATGGAAGTAGAAATAAAGATAGAGGTGCTGGTTACTTACCCCGGCCAAGACATCTCTAGACATTCGAAGTTTGGTCTGGGCTGAATCATCCTTAACTGGCCTTGTCTGTTGGAATTGGCGAATTACTTTTGGTTCTTGATGATCCACTTGGGGATCTGAATTTATCTCCGAGCCTTGTTCTTGGACCTTCTGCTTCTGCATAATTTTTTTAGCATAAACAGATTTCAGTCATCAAAAATAAAATCAGGTTTCTGGCTTTCTCCATTAATATGTCAGAACTATAAAAACTCATTTTTATAGTTCATATTCTTCTTATTGTATCACGTAAATGATGTCATTCtttacacaaacaagtttcttcAACTTCCAAAACCCACAATTGACTGATGTATTCTGTAATCTGCTTGTACCCCTAACTCATAATTGTTAACTAAATTCTTATATGGGTGTTCTCTTTGCAACTTGCAAGAAGATGGTACTTATACTATAGAAATGGAGGAAGAATTGACTAAAATTAGAACTACAGCTACGAAGTGAGACATGCTTATCATaagaaataaattaagaaaacgGAGGATGAGATACATTGAAGTTTGCTGAAAATAACTTGCAAGTTGATAGAACCACCACATTCGGCTCCTAGAAATGTTTGACAATAGCAAGTGAGTTAAGCGAACTAAGTGATTGGCATATTTCAAGAGGAAAACAAAGTCAAGTAACTAATATTTCACAGCGAAGAAGAAACAACAGTAGTGAGTTTCAGGGCATAGATCAATGAATAATGATTAAAAGCATGCGGATTTTTATTTAAGGATTTAGTGTGTGAGATTACGTACCTTTTTCATCCGTTCTTGTATGGCAGTCAGGCCTTTAGACTTATCAACCTTGTCCATGTAGAAATTCCGTTCCCTCTTGGCAGCAGATATTTCCAAAGTTAATTTCTGCTCCCTAAGAGCATGCTTGTAAGCTAGATTAACAAATGcaacaaaaatattttaatattaacaTTTAAACAGATCTTCTCATCACTTGTCAAAATTCATTGTTGCTTACCGATTTCTTCCGTAAGATCCTCCCACTTAAATTTACTTAGATACTTGATATTCCATGTGTCATAAAAGAACGATGATTTTTTCCTCCCACCTACAAAATTTGCAgcaacacaaatacacatcaGATTGATTAACCACTCATTGCGGTATACTTATATAACACGGTTTAAACTGGCATACCCATTTGTTCCCCATTTAACATTTCCGCAATCCTCTTTGCAACTCTTTTATTCGTAAATTCAACCCACCTACAAACATGACATTATGTCACAATTATAACCCGTAACTGACAAAAATAACTTCGGCATATCCTACTGCGAAATGTGCATTCTACTCGCAGTAATAAGAAAAACTCTTAAAGCATGCATTACATACCCTTCTGAAAAGCCTTGACCTCGAAAATCACCAGCTTTCTTGCGATTTACTTGCTGAGGTAACTGCTTCGTTTCAGGCACAAGGTAAATCCTATCAATTTCTCCATACTGAGAAAGAACTTGGCGTAGCTTTACTGGGTCCATTTGAGGAGGTATCCTACTCATATAACAAACTCCATGGTTCCGTGCCTGCTTAGCTTCTTTTAACAATAGTTTCTTCCGTTTCTTTTTCTGAGATTCGGCTTTTTCATCATTTAATATGATTATATCTGCATTTCCTATCTCTGGTAAACTAGAGTCACCTTGATCTTCTCGCTCTTCGGACGTCATCTACTCAAGTACAATGAGTGACAACTTTAGAACTTGACTAACAAAAATGAAAGAAATAGAAAACCCTTAATCCGTATTGGACTGGTAGGCTATGAGTATGATTACTATTGAAACAATTTGTCAATGTATTCTCGGGAACATGAAGTTGGAATCACTAGTAATCGCGGAAACTCCCCTCCTTAGCCGTGCATAGATTCCGACCCTGAATTGGTCGTGGTTCGATTACCACGAACAATAAAATCAAAGAGAGGGAAACTCCCCTCCTTAGCGGTGCATAGATTGTGACCCCGAACTGCTGCTTCCGTACTAGTTACATCGAAACCGGTGTCTATAAAATCAAAGAGAGGGAGAGGTTTGCTTACCGATGAAGCTGCAACGGTGGTGCTGTGATGGTTTCCTCGTGGCGCGGCAGAGAGAAATTTTTAGAGaagttttatatattcttctATCAACTGGATCATAAAATCAGCATTATAGTCCTGAAAATGACCTTTGGTTcaggaataaagaagaaaattccAGGTAACTAAACATCTAAATACAATACATAAGATTTTAAGTTGAACTCGTGAAAAGATGGCAGTATCGGCAACAACCAACACTATAGTGAAAGAGAGGCAAACAAACACATGGTATAGCTTGATCATTTATCTGTTTCGAGTAAGACGCACTTGATAACTACTGAGAAATAATTACATTCTTTTGTTTTTTAGGGGTCTTAGCTAATAGTGTCTAGAGTTCAACTTGTTGGCAAAACACTctgaacacaagaaaacaagctaTATATGGAGGCTTAAAACTAAGAAATGTAAACACCAAGGAATTGCTTAAACTTCATAGTTCAGTTTATGGATCTAGACTCGTGCTGACAACTTACACGCCCCATCTAAAATGACTACACTTCGATACCATATTGAAAATTCAGAAACTTAAATATCCATTAATTATTGTCGGTTAATGCACCTTGTAGAAACGTTATGAACTCGTTCTATTATTGACACGATAATACTCCGGAGATGTATGAGCATCGTATTAAGCTAGTGTTGCTCGTGCAGAGCTCCTAAAGCTCTCATGTATATCAGTGAAGCAAGACCATTTAGTTACATGAACTGACTCTCAATCATTATCATTCTAACTTCATATTACAAGTAAGGATTGGCTTCAATGATTGGCAAAGCCAAAATCGATTCGCCCATCTTGAAAGATTAAAGTACTGATGATAAATGTGACCCGACCCTAATACCTAAAACTTCTTATAAATCAACTTCCAGTACATCAAAAGTCCTAACACAAAATAAGTAAATGCAATCAAATAACAGAActaaaccacaatcacatgaaaaggaGAATCGAGTCTCTCTTCTCAAAGcccagggatatcagaacaatcctTCCCAATTCATCACAATTCACAGAGTAAAAAATGAATAGTATAGGATACAAAAAAAACACTTCAATGATTAACCCTAGAAATAAATTAAAGAACGAGTTTCAATAATATAGCATCAAAACGGACAAAGAAATCGAGCCTGAGGCAATACCTGGTGTAAGAGAATAGAAGATGAGAACCAACCCTAATCCCGAATTCGTGGCTGCAGGAGTGAAGTCTTTCAgtcttgaaaccaaaaatggagcTAGGTAGTATTTTTCGAAGgagtttagtccaaaatcccatccaaatataccatttagtcctaacccattcaactaggtacaaattagtcattttttatggaaaatacacaaataactctccggtttacaatttagtccaaatatttgaagtttagtccaaagtgactcacgatgatgtcagcagttttaaataatatataaaaaaattaaatcgATTTATCCCTCGAACCGcttgtccaaaattcgcaaattgtatatattcggaaagctctttccaagagctacaaaaagagtacccatatgactatataaatttcatttttttaaaaatttagtttacattggtgtacaaacatgtaaACATCTACAAAAAATACTTGTTTACAACCCAAACTCATTACCAACACCATCTTCAATGCTCAACCACTCTTCACCCTTCTGCTCCAAACAACTACAGCACCTCAACCATTCAACTCAATTTTTTTATCTGTTTCTATAGCTTTCCAATCTTAGCTGCACTTCTCTACAGCAACACTACCCATCCAACAGCAACATAAATTCCTGCTCCTCAGTACCACCTACACCACACATTTCAGATTTCATCTTTGCAACTCCGTCGGCATTTCAAAATTATTCACCAGATCACCACTTCAGAGTTCTACCATCTCAATAGCACCAGATACTCAGCTGCACCATTCTTTGTACTGCAACATAGAAGCAAACCCATTCTTCCAAATTTCCCATAGCATCACCTGCAATTGCTTCATAGCAAGCTGCAGCTCATCCATACCCTGTAATTGCTCGACCAGCAACAATACACAGCGCTTCTTCATTTCGTTATCATCTTACTCACTGCAGACTCTAAATCGCACAAACTCCATCTCAtattcatcaaatcaacagttCTAACACCCTTGAAATCTCAGTAACACCATCTTCTTTCAGACTCGAGCAGGCTTAAATTCTAATCAAACCAAACACATCTTTCCTTCACTGCAGAAAACACATTACGATCATAAATTGCATCATGTTTCTAACCACAGATTAAACCCCAAGACAACCGGTAACAAGCATGAGACTTGTCATCAAATCGCCTATATTAGCTTTATCAGACATGATGCCAGCGTTTTCAGTCATAGTTGTATCATGTGAACTTGAAGCCTGTCCACCTCCTTTTTCTTCTGCAGTCCTTGCACCAACGTCCTTTCTTGCCCTCTCTTCCTCCATTAAAGCTCTAAGATCAAGATCAAGAGCAAggtgtacaagcatatacaccTGTAACAAGCACGAAATAAAAGGTGCACTTTTATATGTACCCATATAACTGGTGTACGAGAAAATACACCGGTTAATTTTTACGTACTTCTAAGAATATATGCTTACCAATATTTTTGTTGAATGATCTTTTCTGTTGTATATCTGACCGAGATTCGAGAGGTTGTTGCCAATTTGGGTTGCATCCGTTGATGGAAGTTCATGTGGTCAAATAGGAGCAACATAAAGGTACAATTACTACAGTAGATATGATTATTTGGCTGGATTGATAGCAAGCATGTGTTTATATTATGTGAATCAGATCTAGCTCCTCAACGACTTTGGATTTTAGTTTAAATTACTGCTGCACTTGACCTTGATTCTACAATCTCTACGTTGTGCTATAGTGGAAAGATGCTTGAATTGCTGCTTGCTGGAGAAGTATTGATACAATTGACAGTATTGGAGCAATCAGACAACCCTAAAATTTCGGTCGTAACCAACATCCAGTGAATCATAGCATCACTGATTCGACATCCAAAAAACGAAAAAAGATTgttcacttttttttcttcttgtaataactttcattttcttttctaattTTTAAATTACATTtattaataattaaataaagaaaaagaaatatttgtttttaaaaataaaattacaactTGATTAAGAGTCCTAAGATGGGATactatgtacacatgtaatttatGTCATATGTGTACGACAATGTATACTTATATTataggtgtacaaatatgtacacgtAGTGGTgtactgatgcgtgtcgtaaccacaacaaattaattaatgttttttcacctaattaacaagtaatatagtgtatgtagtcaagttcgttcccacggggagcaagagatttttagttgtaaagttGTCACGAAAAGGGAggggttttggttttgaaaagcaaaagaaaataaaaaaagcaattaaaagtgtatgttgaaaccaataagagagattagatcaaggaatccttcttcgttgcaaaacaataaatcaagttatgttcttttccacttcttATTAGTGacaaattatcaccaaccgtaggtaaagcagctaactcagtgctaaacccctaaatcccttgtatcaccggatacgaaaattctcgcctaccagattctatttaccaaaccacctagtagtagctcactcaagatgtaatttagttaaacgcatttagatttatgaatttattaggttgatattagtagttaaactcttagcttaAGGTCTACTTgttaacgttgttttcacacacaattgctccacggaatccctccgcaaggtctcatgtttgatacttgtgtaaagagtcaagaaacgattacttatcccctaaatttcactagctttagatcaattaacaaatcaatttagttggccacctaaacaatctatcaatcaaccatgaatgtataaacactcctattagtaaaaacaaacgataatcatgtgaaaaacttcaaagtagatttaaaaacaaaaatcaaaacatgttaagaactaggaattcatcctcactCAATAAgaaaaattagctactcatgtttttgaaattcacacagataattaaagggagaatttttaaagttcacacaaataattaaaagaagaattttgaaaagcaagcaaaaacacaagtgttgtgtgtgtagaggtgtgtaGAAGTG
This genomic interval from Papaver somniferum cultivar HN1 unplaced genomic scaffold, ASM357369v1 unplaced-scaffold_33, whole genome shotgun sequence contains the following:
- the LOC113341977 gene encoding pre-rRNA-processing protein ESF2-like; the protein is MTSEEREDQGDSSLPEIGNADIIILNDEKAESQKKKRKKLLLKEAKQARNHGVCYMSRIPPQMDPVKLRQVLSQYGEIDRIYLVPETKQLPQQVNRKKAGDFRGQGFSEGWVEFTNKRVAKRIAEMLNGEQMGGRKKSSFFYDTWNIKYLSKFKWEDLTEEIAYKHALREQKLTLEISAAKRERNFYMDKVDKSKGLTAIQERMKKKQKVQEQGSEINSDPQVDHQEPKVIRQFQQTRPVKDDSAQTKLRMSRDVLAGVFGGK